The Platichthys flesus chromosome 17, fPlaFle2.1, whole genome shotgun sequence DNA window GGCCCTCCCGGACCTCCTGGATCCCCTGTAAGTGCAAACTCACCCTACAACAACAATCAGATCACACGGTTGATCACTCTGATAACCTCAAAAGAAATTTGTTCTGCTGTTTACTAATTGCTGCGCCTCCTCTCATTCAACAGGGACCTCAGGGACACACAGGACATGCTGGCGAGCCCGGAGAGCCCGGTCAGAGTGTAAGATCATCATCCAAAATTATCACATTTCTTGAGGACAGATTTGATGTCACTTTCCTTATCAGACTCACTCTGTCGATTCCATCTTGATGGTTTAGATCTTAATcgtcttttatttgtttttctttcccaggGTGCTCTTGGTCCTCGTGGCCCCCCTGGACCCCCTGGCAAAAGTGGAGAGGACGTACGTACACATTTAATTTTCCACAAGCACTTTACAAGGGCTGCTTTTGTCAATATGTGAGGATTTAGTTTCGGTGGATTATTTTgacctgttgtttttttgtttttttttcactgacagGGTAATAATGGCAGACCTGGCAAGCCCGGAGACAGAGGTGCAGCCGGCGTTCAGGTGGGAGACCCTCTCCAAAACATGGactcagacacagagagcacaaacagacacaaacagacatcaGCAGTGTAAATTTGGAATATGTCTGAGTGATATTGTCTTTGCTTTGAATTGCAGGGTGCTCGTGGATTCCCCGGAACCCCTGGACTTCCAGGAATGAAGGGACACAGAGTGAGTGCTGCTCTTCTCCTGTGCTCGACCTGATCTTTACCTGCTGGCTCCTGCTCACCCATTGGCTAATAGAAATACGCCAAGGAGGAAATTATGCACCAGTGCTGCGTCAAAATTGGACTGAATTGTTGCGCAGCCTCATGTGTACCACTAGGAGAGATTATGGCTGCCAGTGAAGATTGTTGCACGAGAACTCCTCATGTAAAAAAGAGAACGACTCTGGATTAAGCTGACATCTGCGAAGTCATTTCCTGGTGTCTTCCAGATGTGAATTGCCTTTAAAATAATTGAGGATTGATAATCTTTGGTGAATTCTCATAGGAGGCTTCGGGTATCTCCTCTCTCGTGTGAATTATTATTTGAGAGATCGAACAATCAACCCCCATTTTTACTCTGCTCTCCTTTATCTGATTGCTGCTAGACCAAACCTCTGTAAGCATCTTCGAacatctctgtctttctgcATTTCAGGGTTACACTGGTCTGGACGGACGCAAGGGAGAGCCTGGTGCCTCTGGTGCCAAGGTGAGAAGGCCTGTATTAATCTTGACTGCAGAGTAATAGCTGTAGTATGTacacaaataaatgcatttagAAGTATTACAATTTCAAACCGGaactataaaacaaacactcaagCCATATTTCAGTGTTAATAATTAACTTCTCTATTCAACCTATTTACCCATAACCCTGACACACTTCCAAAGACCTCACCCGAGACCCTAATCCCccctcttcctgtttctcccATAGGGTGAGTCTGGTGCCCACGGAGCTTCTGGAAGCCCTGGACTGGCTGTAAGTTCTAATTTATGATTCACCATTTATGAGCAAAACCACAGTTACTTCAAACCAATATCCACTAATTGAAATTAAGTATATTTACCTGCACAAATTAATAGCTTTTCCCGAAATGTATAGTTTTATGTAATATTACTGCAGTAGAGTAGAGCAAGACTTTTTTCTCATCACTTGTATGTTTTGGTGTATCCTCCCCACAGGGATCTCGTGGTATGGCTGGTGAGAGAGGTCGTGCTGGCCCTGCTGGCGCCGCTGGTGCTCGTGGTGCTGATGGAAACGTTGGACCTTCCGGACCTTCTGTGAGTACTGCCACATTAATCCCCCCTGTGATAGTAAAAGAAATGCTCCTTATGaatattaaacaaaagaaactCTTAAAACATGATTGCGCTCTTTAAGTATAAGGTATAATATGTAATATGTGATACAAACCAGGACTAGATGAGGGGCTAGTTATGCCTCTTAATCTTGATAATTGCACCCATGTGAGGCAAACAACATTTATTCTTTGACCTTAACATGAACTGTAACCTGTATAAAACCTGTATAACATATGTGTCTGCTCTACTCAGGGTCCCCTTGGTGCTGCTGGTCCCCCAGGTTTCCCCGGTGGCCCAGGCCCCAAGGTGGGTGTTACTTCCTGTCCTTTCACAATACTGACGTTCATATTTAGGGTCACAAAAAGAGACTAATCTTATCAACCATGTTTCAGACACACATTGTCTGTAACTGTTAAAATATTTGATGCACTGTCACTATCACATCTTCCATCACAATATCCCCAGGGGAGTCGATCACATATGAAACAGCAAACAAAGCCCATACATTGTAAACAGtcatatttaagaaaaaagaCCCACacaactacagacacacaaaactgtGGCTTTTACAACAACacagtcatcatcatcagataTTAATGACAGTGTATGACTATGAATGTGCCTCAACTTTGACAGGGAGAGattggagctgctggagctaaTGGCCCATCTGGAGCTCAGGGATCTAGAGGAGAGCCCGGTCCCAATGGTGCCGGTGGACCTGTTGGACCTGCTGTAAGTAATCAAACAATTTTTACTTCCCAGGCACTTCGCCGTCACTGCTAACCTGGTCTGGAACCAGTTagcttgttgtctttgttttgataaaatAAGATTCCCTAACTTTATGTTCTCTCACCTTAGGGTAACCCTGGTGCTAATGGCCTGAATGGAGCCAAGGGTGCTGCTGTAAGTATTCAATTTTGAATTGAAGTGCATAGGTCATAAGGTCATTGAGGGTCACACAGATAGTATAACAATCAGGCCTCTTCTTgatgcacacacaacacataaatAATGAGGTGTTATCACTTAAAGCTATATGATAGCTATAAACTTTTCAATTAAACTTAATTTTATAGCTCTGTTATTAAAAGTATGTCATAATGTAGGTGATATATATTTCAGATcaaataaatgtgatgtttaAATTAAGCTGCAAAGTGATGCTcacgtctctttctctgtggctGTCGATTAGGGCACCCCTGGTGTTTCTGGAACTCCTGGCTTCCCTGGACCAAGAGGAGGACCTGGACCCCAGGGCCCTCAGGGTTCTGCTGGACCAAGAGGCCTGGCTGTGAGTCTACATGTGCACACATTGTTCCACATGGTTCGCTGGTGAAAGTTCTTTTTTACTTATGGCATCTGTTTGTATCTGTTTTAGGGAGATCCTGGTTCTCAGGGTGTGAAGGGAGATGGTGGCCCCAAAGGAGAGCCTGTAAGTTTTCTGTCCCATGTTTGTGAATTTTAAATTTCACAAAACtgaatatgaaaatgtctgtgtgcACCACACCTTCATCTTCTCTGTTGCCTCCTTCAGGGTAACTCTGGACCTCAGGGAGCCCCCGGACCTCATGGTGAGGAGGGCAAGAGAGGACCCACTGGTGAGCTCGGTGCCACCGGCCCCGTTGGCGTCCGTGGAGCTAGAGTGAGTACCAGTGCCACCATTTCTGAAGGGTGGTGTTGTATCCATACAGATCCAGAGCCATCATAATAGGACCTCCTGTtaatggctgtgtgtctccgatAGGGTGCTCCTGGTAGCCGTGGTATGCCTGGTAGTGAGGGAAGAACTGGCCCCGTTGTAagtaaaaaaatcacatcaccaCGACACGAAATTAAATAACTCAAATTGTATGCATTCAGTCATGTGGTGTAACTCTCTTCCACCCCTTTGTCTCATTATCGTAGGGTATGCCTGGTGCTCGTGGTTCCACTGGCTCTGGTGGACCCCGTGGACCCCCTGGAGATGCTGGCCGTGCTGGTGAGCCCGGCGCTGCTGGTGCCAGAGTGAGTCTCTAGCtaaattcattcattttgaacAGGGACAAGTATCGGCGATAGCACAGTTTGGAACAGTGGTGCGGTTGTTATTTGCCTTCAAATTCATATTCAACCAAACTACTGATACCACTGGGGGAAATTTACTCAGCTTGTGCAAAAAACTACACAgaagatacaagatacaaggGAGCTAGATAAGGGGTACGAatatatgataataaataaagtgcTATTAACAACATTGTTAGGGCAATTAGACCTAATATATAAGGTTGTTACCTTGAGGCATCTGCTCTGACATTACATATATCTTATCGATTTCTAAATTTTTGTGATCCACAGGGTTTCCCAGGAAGCTCTGGAAGCTCCGGACCCCCAGGAAAGGAGGGACTTGCTGTAAGAAAACCTGAATCCtatgcaaaaacacacatgtcctTTGCTCTAATCCTGTTATGTTTTTTAATAGCATATttgcacacaaaaaacagaaaacatcagtTAACATTACTTACTGTGGcgcttcctgtttcctcctccagggtCCCGCCGGACAAGATGGCCGCTCCGGACCTCCCGGCCCAACTGGACCTAGAGGCCAGCCCGGAAACATCGGCTTCCCCGGACCCAAAGGAGCTTCTGTATGTATAAATAAAGCCAAGACCAATAAAAGCcgagcttttttttatttcatcctttCGAATGTCTTTATCACAACCTGTCCTTAACCTTCTCAGGGTGAGGCTGGCAAGCCTGGTGACAAAGGAGCCACTGGCCCTACTGGACTGAGAGTaagtgacaaaaacacacatcatataATCAGatagaaaatgtatatatatatatatatatatatatatatatatatatatatatgcaatcAATCCTCCTTCTAACAGTCATGTCcccatctttgtttttcagggAACCCCTGGAGCTGATGGCAACAACGGAGCAACTGGCCCAATGGGACCTGCTGTAAGTATTCTTTACACAGCAATTAGTGGTAGTTTTCCTACATTTGTACAATTCAATTTAACATATATGATGTGGCTTTTACTGCTATAACCACCAGTGTACCATTTGTAACATTGGTAATTTCTCTGTTTTCCCTATAGGGCGGCTCTGGTGAGAAGGGAGAGCAGGGACCATCTGGCTCCCCTGGCTTCCAGGTTTGGATCCTTCATCTGTCTTGATTCAAATCAGAAATTTAGAGCAGAGCAGACACAGCACATTGTTCTACTGCCCCTTTTGCCAGTGTTCTGATTTTCAGAGGCGGATTTATCAGCACTAGAAAATCTGCCCTCCTCACTTCTTATTTTTGGTGCTAAAGTTGTTGCTTGATATTTTCAGGGACTGCCTGGCCCCGCTGGAGCCGGCGGAGAGGCTGGCAAGCCCGGAGACAGAGTAAgtaacacacatcaacacacaacgGGTTCAACCATGATGAGCAGTCAACCTGTAAATACTGAAGAGTTATGAGTACTTCTCTAAACAACCAATGATGTCTCTACAGGGTATCCCAGGAGACCAGGGACTTAGTGGACCTGCTGGTGCCAAGGTGAGGTCTTCCTTTGATTCCACTCAGTCTTCTGTCTCCAAACTGAGTAGCTGGGTCTTTTTGCACCAGCTGAATCAAGACGCAATATTTTCCAATAGTCCTATGTAATAAAGTATATATCATCTTATAATAGATGAAGGCTTTATATTGACTGCATCTGTGTGTTCCTCCAGGGAGAGCGTGGTAACCCCGGTGCTGCCGGAGCTTCTGGAGCTCAGGGAGGTATTGGAGCCCGTGGACCTGCTGGAGCCCCTGGACCCGATGGTGGCAAGGTAAGACCGTGTAACATAGCTGGgtccagctgtggacactgtAAGATGCAAGTGTTGAGTACAGAAATGGTAGCAAAAGTTTACAGACATCAGATCCATGCTGAACAAATGCTGTACATAAAGTATACGTTGGTGCTTTGATGCTCATAGAAGTGTCAGTATTTTACATAGAAATGAACCATAGCTTTTCTTACCTGTTTCCAGGGAGAGCCcggtgctgctggagctgcaggtggtCCTGGACACCAGGGACCTGGTGGCATGCCTGGTGAGCGTGGAATTGCTGGTGGACCTGGAGCCAAGGGAGAGAAGGTAGGTTCCAGAAATGCACCAATTCAGAAGTGGTTTAAGCCTCAAAAGAAGTAATTTGTTAATGAGATTCTGTTAATTCTCCATCATTCTCCGTCCTCCACCCTCttatctcttcctcttcctatATAGGGAGAGGGTGGACACAGAGGCCCCGAGGGTAATGCTGGCAGAGATGGTGCCCGTGTAAGTTAAAATAAGAAACTCTGTGAAatgatataaaaatgtttagCCATTCATTCCAGTGTTTTGAGAGTAGCAACCAGAACCCTGGTCTCAgtgccctctcctctccttctagGGAATGCCCGGACCTGCTGGACCCCCAGGACCCACTGGAGCCAACGGTGACAAGGTAAGTAGGTGACGCGTGGTTATTATTTACCACAAAAGATAGCGCCAACACataacacaaaaatgtatatgatgAGGATTCACACtctaaatgcaaataaatatcATGTGGCTTTTGTGTTACTTAAAAATGGCTGCAACCGGCGTGGTTCAAGATGGCTGACTCCCGCACCAGTGACCTACAAAAGGATGACGTTAACACAACATTAAATCTCTGTTGTAATTTAAGGGTTGACTAAACCCTCACCTTAGTTTCAGACCCACTACTTCCCCGTTTGTAATAATATCAGTTACCCCCAAATTTAGCAAAGTGTCTGAAGGTAGAACCTAAACACTGCCATCTGATggatattttaaaatattacacCAGTAGCTCACCTACAGCTTAATTTGGCAAGGCAGTTGTAATAGCTCAATTATATCCGCAGAGAACAATTTTGAaacaatatataattaaatgcatttcaaatgttttatgcaATTTTATGCAGTTAGTTGTAAAGATGATTTTACATTAAGGTTTCCTGCCTTTTTATTACCTGATTATAGACACACCAGACACAAACGCAATAACAATGACAATATGTTTACTAGACatggcaaaataaataaatgccaTTAGAAATTGATATGATATACTCAAATTTCTAACTTTATTAACATAAGCTGATTAGGATTTCAAATTTACAGCTGACCaacattaatttgaaaaatCACACAGTAACAACATTGCTTTACATTTTTCTCTTGATTTATGTTTGGCCTACTACTTTGTattgtatacagtatatactacataaaacacatattattTTATACAATTCTGATATTCACCCATGAATATTTTACATGTACCGGTATACTGTTTGGACAGATAAGTATATTCATCAATGGAGAGGTTTAATGGAACAATGCTGAACTAACGGAACATTGGGTCTTGTCTCCTGCAGGGTGAGAGTGGTGCCTTCGGACCTCCTGGTCCCGCTGGTGCTCGTGGAGCCTCTGTAAGTAGCACTTCATTGATTATCACAAATATTAGCTACAGCTACAGACGTTCACAACTTTTAACGAACGATATAAACAGTGTTTCTGACCGGCTGCCTGTTCTCCACAGGGTGAGCGTGGAGAGGTTGGCCCCGCTGGATCTCCCGGATTCGCCGGACCCCCTGTAAGCTTGCAGCCAGTCACCTTACACTACAATGAAGCATGTGGGAGTCCTGTTTGAGCAGCAGGAtatcaacacacaaatacatatacacacacacgattgACCATATATTGACACAGCCCTGTTCCTACCCCTTCCCCCAGGGTTCCGATGGTCAGCCTGGAGCAAGAGGAGAGCGTGGACCTGCTGGAATCAAGGGAGAAGTTGGACCCTCTGGCCCATCTGGACCCGCTGGACAGTCCGGACCTGCTGTGAGTGCCATTCACACTGGCCATACACTATATACAGGAGACTTGCACCTGGATGGAATAGATCTGATTTACCAGActtgtattgttatttttatactttaaagctttaaaaatgATAAGTGATGATAAGATTTGAGTCCCTCTGAAGTGAATTTCTTTTTCCtgatttcttcttttgtgtAACTAGGGTCCCAATGGCCCCGGTGGACCCTCAGGTGGTCGTGGAGACAACGGACCTCCTGTGAGTATGCAACGATAACAAAATTAGAATTCTATCCATAAATGGTTGAGGCAACCATAAACACGCACAATAGCTTCACAGGCCTCCTTAGCTCTTTTCAAGTACTGAAATGGGacatattttcttatttgtttcattttatattttattcctaAAAAAGTTATGGCCATAACATACCCTTACATTATCTCTggtgtcacacacatacacacacacaccacacacacacacacacacacacacacacagtgaccttCGTTTGTGTCTGCCTCTCATGTCAGGGTCTGACTGGTTTCCCTGGTGCTGCTGGCAGAGTTGGTGCTGCTGGTCCCGCTGTGAgtattgattttatatttattaatattatcattaaacaaacacaatcacacatgcTATCACTGGGTTCTTACCATGTATGAATCAAAGCCACAGCCATCATTACACATTGTACTATCACACGGCATTGCAACTCACACTCACTCAACacactctcttcctcttcagggTATTGTCGGACCTCCTGGCCCCGCTGGTTCCGCTGGTAAGGATGGGCCTCGTGGTCTCCGTGGTGATGTTGGACCCGCTGGTCCTTCTGGAGAGCAGGGTCATGTTGGACCACCTGGTCAAATTGGAGAGAAGGGACCTTCTGGAGAGTCTGGTCCCCCTGTAAGTTATGGATCAATCCTTTTCTTTATTACGAGACTATGAAGCACAAGAgcttatgtatttattttgtacctATATACCTATAGATCTCCATCTTCAGTGCATTTATATGtatcctgtttgtgtttaggGTGCCCCTGGTACACCTGGAACTGGTGGACCTCTTGGTATTCAAGGATTCCTTGGTCTGTCTGGTGCTAGAGGAGATCGTGGTACacctggtggtgctggtgctccGGTATGTTGTTTACCTCCCAAAAACTGATTTGAATGCACACATACTGTATCAGATACATTGTGAAGCCTTTGTTTATGTATGACCCTCTTATCTGCATCCTATCACAGGGAGAGCCGGGTAGAGTTGGACCTGCTGGTCCTCCTGGATCCCGTGGTCCCTCTGGAAACATTGGTCTGCCTGGTATGACCGGACCTCAGGGAGAGGCTGGACGTGAGGTAATTTAACAAAGACATAAATACAGACCTATTTTGCCATCCATTCCATGGACTAAACAGAAACTATAATGTAAACTATAATACTCCTTACTGTTCATAGGGTAACCCTGGTAACGATGGACCTCCTGGCCGTCCTGGTGTTGCTGGATTCAAGGTAATGCCTTTTCTAAAATAATTAAGCATGTTTGCATatagaatacacacacacacttatagtATAATCTGACTAACACACGTTGTTCCCCACCATGCTTAGGGAGACCGTGGAGAGCCTGGATCTCCTGGTGCCATGGGACTTGCTGGTTCCCCCGGACCTGCTGGACCCTCTGGAGCTGTTGGCAGACCCGGAAACCGTGGAGAGTCTGTaagtaacaacagcagcagcaaaactTAGTGACTGCAAGACAAACCATTTCCTCCACTAAAGTTGCCTTCTAGAAATCACAACATAATCAGGGTACATATTACTTATCTATAATAATTGTCCTACTTCACTCATCTTTTTattcttgtcttttcttgtcCCTAGGGCCCAGGAGGTGCCACTGGACCCGCTGGCCCCGCTGGAGCCAGAGGTGCTGCTGTAAGTACAGTATAAATGgagaatctttaaaaaacacGTAAAATGAAACCAATGTTACAATGTCCATCCACATCTATAGcacctgatatgtgtgtgtgagaaatgtgttatttttgaatGAGCTGATGGTTTTGGTGCCTgcatttacatttgtatttctgtgtgtgttttatagggACCTGCTGGAACCCGTGGCGAGAAGGGAGTCGGTGGAgataagggagagagaggcatgaAGGGACTGCGTGGACATCCTGGTCTCCAGGGAATGCCTGGACCATCTGTGAGTGATTGCACACCATCATAATGCACACAAAAGTTTTTAACGTCAATAATTAAACCAGATGTTACTGATGTCTTTCAATGATGCTTTGTTTCTACTCAGGGACCCTCTGGTgacactggagctgctggagcttctgGACCCTCTGGAAACAGAGTGAGTGTATTCCTAATTATTCACACCTATACCAGCAGTTTTTTTGCTCTACCATATCCCCAATCCAACTCTTAAACAAGCTATATAACCACTGTAATATGCTTACCACATTCAGATCTTGTGTACCTAGTACCATTTGTAAACTTAACAGACCAGTGTTCAATTTCTGCATTTTCTTTGTTACATTTGTTCATCCCATGAATTCAAAAGTACCAAATGCAGGACATTCTGTAAATTATACTGAACATTAAGTattatttcccccaaaatataaatgtttggaTGATCTCTTCAGGGACCCGCTGGACCCCACGGACCCTCTGGTAAGGATGGAAGAGCTGGTGGACATGGAACTATCGGCTCCCCTGGTGCCCGTGGACCCCCTGGATACGTTGGACCCGCTGTAAGCGCGCAAACATTCCTTTAATCTGcttaaacatttcattttataaactatgatttttttattaactggACAATTTAGCTGTAACATACACTAAAGCATTATCTGAAAAAGATTAAAGCTAAGGTGCGATCTGCATATAAATTCAATCTCTTGTCTTTCTCAGGGTCCTGCTGGATCTCCTGGTCTGCCCGGACCTGCCGGCCCATCTGGTGGTGGATATGATGTCTCCGGATATGATGAGTACAGAGCTGATCAGCCCGCCCTGAGAGCCAAGGACTACGAAGTTGATGCCACCATCAAGTCCCTCAACACCCAGATCGATAACCTGCTCACCCCTGAGGGATCCAGGAAGAACCCTGCCCGCACCTGCCGTGACATCAAGCTCAGCCACCCTGAGTGGAGCACCGGTAAGTGCACATTGGGGtcaacatatttaaatatttactaaGGGTTAGATTTCCTTGGGAGCCCATGCTGCCCAGATTTCATCTTGTTAAACCCTCAGACAACCGCGACTGAAATAATGTTATGCGGCGAATTAAACTCTGTGCTCTCGCTGCTCTTCAGGCTTCTACTGGATCGACCCCAACCAGGGATGCAGCAACGACGCCATCAAGGTCTTCTGTGACTTCACCACCCGCGAGACCTGCATCTACGCCCAGCCCGAGAGCATCGCCCGCAAGAACTGGTTCAGAAGCACCGAGGGCAAGAAGCACGTCTGGTTCGGAGAGACCATCAACGGCGGTTCTGAGGTGAATATATATACAGATTAGGGCTGTAGCAGCACGCAAGAGCAGAAAATAACCAGTGATTGTTATATATCAACTGTTCTGActtctgttttttcctcccGGCAGTTCACCTACAACGATGAGAACGTCAGCACACAGAGCATGGCCACCCAGCTCGCCTTCATGCGCCTTCTGTCCAACCAGGCAAGCCAGAACGTCACCTACCACTGCAAGAACAGCGTTGCCTACATGGATGGTGAGAGCGGTAGCCTGAAGAAGGCTGTGGTGCTCCAGGGCTCCAACGATGTGGAGCTGAGGGCCGAGGGCAACAGTCGCTTCACCTTCTCCGTGATCGAGGACGGTTGCACTGTGAGTAGCTCTTTGCCTCTTTGGTCATTTCCGCCTCAGCACCAATGCTTCGGATTAAATTCTTCCACATTAGAAATAATTTATTCTATGATTTTCTATGCTTTTGCCACATTACACTAGTCTGaacctccatctttctttctctccctctgcagacacacactggtgaaTGGAGCAAGACAGTGATTGAGTACAGAACAAATAAACCATCTCGCCTGCCCATCCTCGACATTGCACCTTTGGACATTGGTGGAGCTGATCAGGAGTTTGGTTTGGACATTGGCCCCGTCTGTTTCAAATAAATAGACTTTAAATTAACAccgaaaagagagaaagaacgaaaaaacaaaatctctgCCCTTCTttctatgttgtttttttataccgAATGCTGATTTCCCTCTGCACATCCACTTGCTTAAGATGGGCAACTATCGGAGAGGACTGAATGGACTGAAAGGAGCATTTGTGCAATGCAAATTAATACAGCAACCCCAAAGGGACGCGGGGAAACACCTTGTTGTGGGACATCATGTCATccttttgtaaaaaataaaagaagtgtAATAAAAACGCTGAAAGTATGCATCACTTTGTGGTCTTTGTATATCTTCCAAGGAGGAGGTTTAAAACCACAATTTCCATGAAAAAAGGTTTAAACTACCTCATGCCTGTACGTAAAGAAAATACTATTGACAAACCTTGGGTCCACAACCGAGATGTTCATGCTTCAAGCTTTGTCCCGTATCGGAAGGTGCTCAGTTACTTGAAGCAGTGATCTATGGTGCTAACATGCAGCTGTGGAGCGAACCACTCTTTACTGTATTACTTTGTATTGACTTTTGAGGAGTCTTGCATTCATCTCCTGATACTCCCTCGCTTTAAGCAGGTGGAATGTTCCTAAAActaatgtctgttttttttcttttagtttgttttgttcctctctttttttgttttgtcaagaagttttttttttgttttggtttttttgTTCAGGCTTTTTTAACTCTTCAAATCCCACACCCAGTGTTCATACTGACAGCACATATTTCAA harbors:
- the col1a2 gene encoding collagen alpha-2(I) chain codes for the protein MLSFVDTRILLLLAVTSYLASCQFTKVLSLLQGPRGDKGPRGDRGPKGPDGRDGTPGLPGPAGPPGPPGLGGNFAAQYDGAKGPDAGPGPTGMMGNKGPPGPPGSPGPQGHTGHAGEPGEPGQSGALGPRGPPGPPGKSGEDGNNGRPGKPGDRGAAGVQGARGFPGTPGLPGMKGHRGYTGLDGRKGEPGASGAKGESGAHGASGSPGLAGSRGMAGERGRAGPAGAAGARGADGNVGPSGPSGPLGAAGPPGFPGGPGPKGEIGAAGANGPSGAQGSRGEPGPNGAGGPVGPAGNPGANGLNGAKGAAGTPGVSGTPGFPGPRGGPGPQGPQGSAGPRGLAGDPGSQGVKGDGGPKGEPGNSGPQGAPGPHGEEGKRGPTGELGATGPVGVRGARGAPGSRGMPGSEGRTGPVGMPGARGSTGSGGPRGPPGDAGRAGEPGAAGARGFPGSSGSSGPPGKEGLAGPAGQDGRSGPPGPTGPRGQPGNIGFPGPKGASGEAGKPGDKGATGPTGLRGTPGADGNNGATGPMGPAGGSGEKGEQGPSGSPGFQGLPGPAGAGGEAGKPGDRGIPGDQGLSGPAGAKGERGNPGAAGASGAQGGIGARGPAGAPGPDGGKGEPGAAGAAGGPGHQGPGGMPGERGIAGGPGAKGEKGEGGHRGPEGNAGRDGARGMPGPAGPPGPTGANGDKGESGAFGPPGPAGARGASGERGEVGPAGSPGFAGPPGSDGQPGARGERGPAGIKGEVGPSGPSGPAGQSGPAGPNGPGGPSGGRGDNGPPGLTGFPGAAGRVGAAGPAGIVGPPGPAGSAGKDGPRGLRGDVGPAGPSGEQGHVGPPGQIGEKGPSGESGPPGAPGTPGTGGPLGIQGFLGLSGARGDRGTPGGAGAPGEPGRVGPAGPPGSRGPSGNIGLPGMTGPQGEAGREGNPGNDGPPGRPGVAGFKGDRGEPGSPGAMGLAGSPGPAGPSGAVGRPGNRGESGPGGATGPAGPAGARGAAGPAGTRGEKGVGGDKGERGMKGLRGHPGLQGMPGPSGPSGDTGAAGASGPSGNRGPAGPHGPSGKDGRAGGHGTIGSPGARGPPGYVGPAGPAGSPGLPGPAGPSGGGYDVSGYDEYRADQPALRAKDYEVDATIKSLNTQIDNLLTPEGSRKNPARTCRDIKLSHPEWSTGFYWIDPNQGCSNDAIKVFCDFTTRETCIYAQPESIARKNWFRSTEGKKHVWFGETINGGSEFTYNDENVSTQSMATQLAFMRLLSNQASQNVTYHCKNSVAYMDGESGSLKKAVVLQGSNDVELRAEGNSRFTFSVIEDGCTTHTGEWSKTVIEYRTNKPSRLPILDIAPLDIGGADQEFGLDIGPVCFK